A section of the Desulfobaccales bacterium genome encodes:
- a CDS encoding alpha/beta fold hydrolase, translating to MTTLAFMHGWGATGRAWQGVEQAFPQEVQVEAPTLPEWQTEWVARWLAGLPLARTLAVGWSLGGCLLVEAVARFGVRPAAMMLVGVPAVFCQRPDFPDGQPPAVVRAMRRALFQDPARVLADFARRALAPGEAAWEEKALQLFPAGQSPAHLAAGLDYLLTADLRPYLKQVPVPVTLVQGEGDAIVGPSQAKYLEENLPQAQAVLLPGAGHLPFLTRAREFQAILADRLKECSQ from the coding sequence ATGACCACCCTGGCCTTCATGCATGGCTGGGGGGCCACCGGCCGGGCCTGGCAGGGGGTGGAGCAGGCCTTCCCCCAGGAGGTGCAGGTAGAGGCGCCCACCCTGCCGGAGTGGCAGACGGAGTGGGTGGCCCGGTGGCTGGCCGGACTGCCCCTGGCCCGGACCCTGGCGGTGGGCTGGTCTCTCGGGGGGTGCTTGCTGGTGGAGGCGGTGGCCCGCTTCGGGGTGCGCCCGGCAGCCATGATGCTGGTGGGGGTGCCGGCGGTCTTCTGTCAGCGGCCGGACTTTCCTGATGGCCAACCTCCTGCAGTGGTGCGGGCCATGCGGCGGGCCTTGTTTCAGGATCCGGCCCGGGTCCTGGCGGACTTCGCCCGCCGGGCCCTCGCCCCCGGGGAGGCAGCCTGGGAGGAGAAGGCCTTGCAACTCTTTCCGGCAGGGCAGTCCCCGGCGCATCTGGCCGCCGGGCTGGATTACCTGCTCACGGCGGACCTGCGGCCCTATTTGAAGCAGGTGCCGGTGCCGGTGACCCTGGTGCAGGGGGAGGGGGATGCCATCGTCGGGCCCTCCCAGGCGAAATATCTGGAGGAAAATCTTCCCCAGGCCCAGGCGGTGCTCCTGCCGGGGGCGGGGCATCTCCCTTTTCTTACTCGGGCCAGGGAATTTCAGGCAATCCTGGCCGACAGGCTGAAGGAATGTTCCCAGTGA
- the bioF gene encoding 8-amino-7-oxononanoate synthase → MEAHPRETAPTFLAELERELADLEARDLRRCLTEVEEVLPGGRVRVGGRVLLNLSANDYLGLAQDPRLAAAAAEAASRWGTGAGASRLVAGHLRLHREVEEKLAAFKGTEAAVIFSTGYMANVGAITALVGPGDTVFCDRLNHASIYDGIRLSGARLARFPHRDLNALEKLLKEAPPRGRRLIITDSVFSVDGDLAPLRELVDLKERHGAVLMVDEAHATGVLGPGGAGLAEALGLTAQVEVHVGTFSKALGALGGYVAGDRRLIEYLHNKARAFIYSTALPPPVLGAIDCALDVVREEPERRRRLLAEAALFRRELQAVGLNTLGSETQIVPVLAGSNRAALDFAQALRDAGLLAVALRPPTVPAGQARVRFSLSAAHSAEDLAQARGAIIRVARELGLIQA, encoded by the coding sequence ATGGAGGCGCATCCGAGGGAGACCGCACCCACCTTCCTGGCGGAGCTGGAGCGGGAGCTGGCGGACCTGGAGGCCCGGGACCTGAGGCGCTGCCTCACCGAAGTGGAGGAGGTCCTCCCCGGCGGCCGGGTGCGGGTGGGAGGCCGGGTCCTCCTCAATCTCTCCGCCAACGACTACCTGGGGCTGGCCCAGGACCCCCGGCTGGCCGCAGCCGCAGCAGAGGCCGCCAGCCGCTGGGGCACCGGCGCCGGCGCCTCCCGGCTGGTGGCGGGGCACTTGCGGCTGCACCGGGAGGTGGAGGAAAAGCTGGCGGCCTTCAAGGGCACGGAAGCCGCAGTCATCTTCAGCACCGGCTACATGGCCAATGTGGGGGCCATCACCGCCCTGGTGGGACCGGGGGACACGGTCTTTTGCGATCGCCTCAACCATGCCAGCATCTACGACGGCATCAGGCTGTCCGGCGCCAGGCTGGCCCGCTTTCCGCACCGGGACCTCAACGCCCTGGAAAAGCTCCTTAAGGAGGCCCCACCCCGGGGCCGTCGCCTGATTATCACCGATTCGGTCTTTTCGGTGGACGGGGACCTGGCGCCGCTTCGGGAACTGGTGGACCTGAAAGAGCGCCACGGGGCGGTGCTCATGGTGGATGAGGCCCATGCCACCGGGGTGCTGGGGCCGGGCGGGGCCGGGCTGGCCGAGGCCCTGGGGCTGACGGCCCAGGTGGAGGTGCACGTGGGCACTTTCTCCAAGGCCCTGGGGGCGCTGGGGGGCTATGTGGCCGGCGACCGGCGCCTCATTGAGTATCTGCATAATAAGGCCCGGGCTTTCATTTACTCCACCGCCTTGCCGCCGCCGGTTTTAGGGGCCATCGATTGCGCTTTGGATGTGGTCAGAGAAGAGCCGGAGCGCCGCCGGCGGCTGCTGGCCGAGGCCGCCCTCTTCCGGCGGGAACTTCAGGCCGTGGGGCTGAACACCCTGGGGAGCGAAACCCAGATTGTGCCGGTCCTGGCCGGGAGCAACCGGGCGGCCCTGGACTTTGCCCAGGCCTTGAGAGACGCAGGATTGCTGGCAGTGGCCTTGCGGCCCCCCACGGTACCGGCGGGCCAGGCCCGGGTGCGGTTTTCCCTCTCCGCGGCCCATTCGGCCGAGGATCTGGCTCAGGCCCGGGGGGCCATCATCCGGGTGGCCCGAGAGCTGGGGCTGATACAGGCATGA
- the bioD gene encoding dethiobiotin synthase, whose translation MELPHLPKLKGVFITGTDTDVGKTWVAAGLTAVLRRWGLRAVYFKPVQSGCPEEGGRLIPTDARLAREVAGLTEPLELLTPVTLKLPLAPAVAASQEGRPVDLGKVAAALAELSRRYDIFVVEGAGGLCVPVADLRFWVLHLAAWLKLPLMVVAKPGLGTINHTVLTVSAAHQAGVPVAGIVLNRYPATPSLAERTNPEVIAALTELPILGRVPEVGDLTRPEDREIFLGAMDRVARQLADACAARAFLECVLLEE comes from the coding sequence ATGGAACTGCCGCACCTGCCGAAACTCAAGGGCGTGTTCATTACCGGCACGGACACCGACGTGGGCAAGACCTGGGTGGCCGCCGGGCTCACCGCGGTGCTGAGGCGCTGGGGCCTCAGGGCGGTGTATTTCAAGCCGGTGCAAAGCGGTTGTCCCGAGGAAGGGGGGCGCCTCATCCCCACCGACGCCCGCCTGGCCCGGGAGGTGGCCGGCCTGACGGAGCCCCTGGAGCTCCTCACCCCTGTCACCCTGAAACTCCCCCTGGCGCCGGCGGTGGCGGCCTCCCAGGAAGGCAGGCCGGTGGACCTGGGAAAGGTGGCGGCGGCCCTCGCCGAGCTCTCCCGGCGCTATGACATCTTCGTGGTGGAGGGCGCCGGGGGTTTGTGCGTGCCGGTGGCGGACCTGCGCTTTTGGGTGCTGCACCTGGCGGCCTGGCTGAAACTCCCCCTCATGGTGGTGGCCAAACCTGGTCTGGGCACCATCAACCACACAGTCCTTACCGTCAGCGCCGCCCATCAGGCCGGGGTGCCGGTGGCCGGCATTGTGCTCAACCGCTACCCGGCCACCCCCTCCCTGGCGGAGCGCACCAACCCGGAGGTGATCGCCGCCCTGACGGAGCTTCCCATCTTGGGGCGGGTGCCGGAGGTGGGGGATCTCACCCGGCCCGAGGACCGGGAAATCTTTCTTGGCGCCATGGATCGGGTGGCCCGGCAGCTGGCCGACGCCTGCGCCGCTCGGGCCTTCCTGGAATGCGTGCTGCTGGAGGAGTGA
- the bioB gene encoding biotin synthase BioB — MSLTFPVWQEIFRLSWPELWVRLAEATQLREARFGRKIKLCVIINARSGLCSEDCAYCAQARGAQTQVAKYPLLPREKILEAAAAAHAQGAARFSVVTSGRGLSSSKEREALLEAVAALRAQVPIRLCASLGIVERSFLKELKAAGLNRYHHNLETAASHFPRICTTHSYEERLATIAAAKEAGLEVCVGGIFGLGETVAQRYELACALKDLEVQAVPINFLHPLPGTRLADRPLLSPLEALQIIVALRLMLPAASLIICGGRLPTLRSLAPLAFAAGADGLMTGDYLTTKGRTPADDLAMLADLGLEVEAGEADGGDAGLRPLSALSM; from the coding sequence ATGAGCCTCACTTTTCCCGTATGGCAAGAAATCTTCCGGCTTTCCTGGCCGGAGCTGTGGGTCAGGCTGGCGGAGGCCACCCAGTTGCGGGAGGCCCGTTTCGGCCGGAAGATCAAACTTTGCGTCATCATCAACGCCCGGTCCGGCTTATGCTCCGAGGACTGCGCCTACTGCGCCCAGGCCAGGGGCGCCCAGACGCAGGTGGCCAAATACCCGCTCCTGCCCCGGGAAAAAATCCTGGAAGCCGCGGCCGCGGCCCACGCCCAGGGCGCGGCCCGCTTTTCGGTGGTCACCTCCGGGCGGGGCCTGAGCTCCTCCAAGGAGAGGGAGGCGCTTCTGGAGGCGGTGGCCGCCCTCCGGGCCCAGGTGCCCATCCGGCTGTGCGCCTCGTTGGGGATTGTGGAGCGATCTTTCTTAAAAGAACTCAAGGCCGCGGGCCTCAACCGTTACCATCACAATCTGGAGACCGCCGCCTCCCACTTCCCCCGCATCTGCACCACCCACAGCTATGAGGAGCGGCTGGCCACCATTGCCGCGGCCAAAGAGGCGGGGCTGGAGGTCTGTGTCGGGGGCATCTTCGGGCTGGGGGAGACGGTGGCCCAGCGCTATGAGCTGGCCTGCGCCCTCAAGGACCTGGAGGTCCAGGCGGTCCCCATCAATTTCCTGCATCCCCTTCCCGGCACCCGGCTGGCGGACCGGCCTCTGCTTTCGCCCCTGGAGGCCCTGCAAATCATCGTGGCCCTGCGCCTCATGCTGCCCGCCGCCTCCCTCATCATCTGCGGCGGGCGCCTGCCCACCTTGCGCTCCCTGGCGCCTTTGGCCTTCGCGGCCGGCGCCGACGGGCTCATGACCGGGGATTATCTCACCACCAAGGGCCGCACCCCGGCGGACGACCTGGCCATGCTGGCGGATCTGGGGCTGGAGGTGGAGGCCGGGGAGGCTGACGGCGGGGACGCAGGCCTCCGTCCCCTCAGCGCTCTTTCCATGTGA
- a CDS encoding DNA translocase FtsK 4TM domain-containing protein: MGHNAKNGQKRNNTSGKKGKVAPKAVEPEALPWQQRLGREVTALLLLGLAAFLFLALLTYRLEDPQGLVALWRVSGVYNWMGKAGAGVAAVSLWALGLAAFWLPLMLISLAVTSHRRGLESLSPLRALAAGGVVLVSAGLLALARPRWRWGEGWLHTGGRLGDFLAHTLSGWLNGPGAALVLVLFLVICLSAATRLSWVETWRAFRRWFTERQESPSAPAGEVSRSRRNSGRREAEREPALPEAAEPRLVVPVTPEVSAPANVEHRRRPAAAKGGSFQLPPLELLSPGQPWDREVHEGQMRAQAQKLEDTLAHFGVEGKVVAIVPGPVVSRFELEPAPGVKISKITGLADDLALALKAISIRIVAPVPGKAVIGIEVPNPKRQVVALREILADAAYQKSASPLTIALGKDIMGVPVVTDLARMPHLLIAGATGSGKSVGLNAMILSILYKATPEEVRFLMVDPKRIELSLYEGIPHLLHPVVVNPKEATTALHWAVMEMERRYGLLSDLAVRNLDGYNQKVRSMGASPGEASDDALRPLPYIVIVIDELADLMLVSSRDTEEYLIRLAQKARASGIHLLVATQRPSVDVITGLIKANFPTRISYQVSAKADSRVILDAVGAERLLGMGDLLFMPPGTSRLRRIHGPFVSEEEVTRVVDFLKAQGAPDYEVGLLELKEREEEDAEVGERDPKWDEAVALVAETRNASISMLQRRLRIGYNRAARIIELMEKEGLVGPADGLKPREVYIPRR; encoded by the coding sequence ATGGGCCACAACGCCAAAAACGGCCAGAAGAGAAATAACACCAGCGGCAAGAAAGGCAAGGTAGCGCCTAAGGCGGTGGAGCCTGAGGCCCTCCCCTGGCAGCAGCGCTTGGGCCGGGAGGTGACTGCTCTGCTCCTCCTGGGGCTGGCGGCCTTTCTTTTCCTGGCCCTCCTCACCTACCGCCTGGAGGACCCCCAGGGGCTCGTGGCCCTGTGGCGGGTGTCGGGGGTCTACAACTGGATGGGCAAGGCCGGCGCCGGGGTGGCGGCGGTGAGCCTCTGGGCCCTGGGGCTGGCGGCCTTCTGGCTGCCCCTGATGCTCATCTCGTTGGCCGTCACCTCCCATCGCCGGGGGCTGGAGAGCCTCTCGCCCCTCCGGGCCTTGGCCGCCGGGGGGGTGGTCCTGGTGAGCGCCGGGCTCCTGGCCCTGGCCCGCCCCCGCTGGCGCTGGGGGGAGGGCTGGCTGCACACCGGCGGCCGCCTGGGGGATTTCCTGGCCCACACCCTGAGCGGCTGGCTCAACGGCCCCGGCGCCGCTTTAGTCCTGGTGCTCTTTCTCGTGATCTGCCTAAGCGCCGCCACCCGCCTCTCCTGGGTGGAGACCTGGCGCGCCTTCAGGCGGTGGTTCACGGAGCGACAGGAGTCCCCGTCGGCGCCGGCGGGGGAGGTTTCCCGATCCCGGAGAAATTCCGGCCGGCGGGAAGCGGAGCGGGAGCCCGCGCTGCCTGAGGCCGCCGAGCCCCGGCTGGTGGTGCCGGTCACCCCGGAGGTGAGTGCCCCTGCGAATGTGGAGCACCGGCGCCGCCCCGCAGCCGCCAAGGGCGGCTCTTTCCAACTTCCGCCCCTGGAGCTCCTCTCCCCCGGCCAGCCCTGGGACCGGGAGGTGCATGAGGGCCAGATGCGGGCCCAGGCCCAGAAGCTGGAGGACACCCTGGCCCACTTCGGGGTGGAGGGCAAAGTGGTGGCCATCGTGCCCGGGCCGGTGGTGAGCCGCTTTGAGCTTGAGCCCGCGCCGGGCGTGAAGATCAGCAAGATCACGGGGCTGGCGGATGACTTGGCCCTGGCCCTCAAGGCCATCTCCATCCGCATCGTGGCCCCGGTCCCGGGCAAGGCGGTCATCGGCATCGAGGTGCCCAACCCCAAGCGCCAGGTGGTGGCCTTAAGGGAGATCCTGGCGGACGCCGCCTACCAGAAATCCGCCTCGCCCCTCACCATCGCCCTGGGGAAGGACATCATGGGGGTGCCGGTGGTCACCGATCTGGCCCGCATGCCCCACCTTCTCATCGCCGGGGCCACCGGCAGCGGCAAGAGCGTCGGCCTCAACGCCATGATTCTCTCCATCCTCTACAAGGCCACCCCCGAAGAGGTGCGCTTCCTCATGGTGGACCCCAAGCGCATTGAGCTCTCCCTCTACGAGGGCATCCCGCATCTCCTGCACCCGGTGGTGGTGAACCCCAAGGAGGCCACCACGGCCCTGCACTGGGCCGTGATGGAGATGGAGCGGCGCTACGGCCTGCTCTCTGATTTGGCGGTGCGCAACCTCGACGGCTACAACCAGAAGGTGCGCTCCATGGGCGCCTCCCCCGGCGAAGCCAGCGACGACGCCCTCCGGCCTCTACCTTACATCGTCATCGTCATCGACGAGCTGGCCGACCTGATGCTGGTCTCCTCCCGGGACACGGAGGAGTATCTCATCCGGCTGGCCCAGAAGGCCCGGGCCAGCGGCATTCACCTCCTGGTAGCCACCCAGCGGCCCAGCGTGGATGTCATCACCGGCCTCATCAAGGCCAACTTCCCCACCCGCATCTCCTACCAGGTATCGGCCAAGGCCGATTCCCGGGTCATTTTGGACGCCGTGGGTGCCGAGCGCCTCCTGGGCATGGGGGATCTCCTCTTCATGCCGCCGGGCACCTCCCGCCTGAGGCGCATTCACGGGCCCTTTGTGAGCGAAGAAGAGGTTACCCGGGTGGTGGACTTCCTCAAGGCCCAGGGCGCCCCGGACTATGAGGTGGGCCTCCTGGAGCTCAAGGAGCGGGAGGAGGAGGACGCCGAGGTGGGCGAGCGGGACCCCAAATGGGATGAGGCCGTGGCCCTGGTGGCTGAGACCCGCAACGCCTCCATCTCCATGCTGCAGCGCCGCCTACGCATCGGCTACAACCGGGCGGCCCGCATCATCGAACTCATGGAGAAAGAGGGGCTGGTGGGCCCCGCTGACGGCCTCAAACCCCGGGAGGTCTATATCCCCCGCCGCTGA
- a CDS encoding dCMP deaminase family protein, whose translation MRPSWDEYFMLIAKLVSTRSTCNSRPTGAVLVKDRQILATGYNGSMPGAPHCSDQLMPDGSPYCHRRALKIADVDKYNFCRASHAEANAIAQAARHGIAVAGATLYVTLEPCFICIKLLATAQIKRVFFELPYDSRDETRDRHWRAAVAEAGFEEYRQLTVSPAALTYILPSLTGVTSKRRLPATPALTPVGAVEMD comes from the coding sequence ATGCGGCCGTCCTGGGATGAATATTTCATGCTCATCGCCAAGCTGGTGAGCACGAGGAGCACCTGCAACAGCCGGCCCACCGGCGCGGTGCTGGTCAAGGACCGCCAGATCCTGGCCACCGGCTACAACGGCAGTATGCCCGGCGCCCCCCATTGCAGCGACCAGCTCATGCCCGACGGCTCCCCTTACTGCCACCGCCGGGCGCTCAAAATCGCCGACGTGGACAAATACAACTTCTGCCGGGCCTCCCACGCCGAGGCCAACGCCATCGCCCAGGCGGCCCGCCACGGCATCGCGGTGGCCGGGGCCACGCTCTATGTCACCCTGGAGCCCTGCTTCATCTGCATCAAGCTCCTGGCCACCGCGCAGATCAAGCGGGTCTTCTTCGAGCTCCCTTACGATTCCCGGGACGAAACCCGGGACCGACACTGGCGGGCGGCTGTGGCCGAGGCGGGCTTTGAGGAGTACCGCCAGCTCACGGTATCGCCGGCGGCCCTGACCTACATCCTCCCCAGCCTCACCGGGGTCACCTCAAAACGCCGCCTGCCCGCCACCCCGGCGCTGACCCCCGTGGGTGCGGTGGAGATGGATTAG
- a CDS encoding phenylacetate--CoA ligase, with the protein MPIYDQQAECVAREELAQLQLERLQATLHRVYKNVKFYKKRFDALGFLPEDCLSLEDLARLPFTTRYDLAASYPYEMFAVPLREVVRIHSSTGSPGNPIVMGYTCRDLRTWAKLAARVLTAAGVDRDDVVQVTLAYGLMTSAFGLHYGVELLGASVIPTGPGGTVRQVQIMRDYRTTVLISTPGYARVIADALEELGVDPKTLHLKVGLLAGEPWTEAQRAEIEARLLLTAYDNYALSEAMGPGVAGECDHRQGMHLNEDHFYPEVVDPATGAPLPPGELGELVLTTLSREATPLIRFRTGDLTRLDFTPCPCGRTLARISRIAGRADQVVVVKGINIFPERVGQILAGVVGEAPVYQLVIGREGALDYLEVRLEVREGLFFDKMTAQREFLQKLTTKLAQGIGVTPRVKLVEPQSIHRDKETSPLVIDLRQ; encoded by the coding sequence ATGCCCATCTATGACCAGCAAGCGGAGTGTGTGGCCCGGGAGGAGCTGGCGCAGCTGCAGTTGGAGCGCCTCCAGGCCACTCTGCACCGGGTCTACAAGAACGTCAAGTTCTATAAAAAACGCTTTGACGCTTTGGGTTTTTTGCCGGAGGACTGCCTATCCCTGGAGGATCTGGCAAGGCTTCCCTTCACCACCCGCTATGATTTGGCGGCCAGTTACCCCTATGAGATGTTTGCGGTACCGCTGCGGGAAGTGGTGCGCATTCACTCCTCCACCGGCAGCCCCGGCAACCCCATCGTCATGGGCTATACCTGCCGGGACCTGCGCACCTGGGCCAAGCTGGCCGCCCGGGTGCTTACCGCCGCGGGGGTGGACCGGGACGACGTGGTGCAGGTGACCCTGGCCTATGGCCTCATGACCAGCGCCTTCGGGCTGCATTACGGGGTGGAGCTTCTGGGGGCCTCCGTCATCCCCACCGGGCCCGGCGGCACCGTGCGCCAGGTCCAGATCATGCGGGATTACCGCACCACCGTGCTCATCAGCACCCCCGGCTATGCCCGGGTCATTGCCGACGCCCTGGAGGAGCTGGGGGTGGACCCCAAGACCCTGCACCTCAAGGTGGGTTTGCTGGCCGGGGAACCCTGGACCGAAGCCCAGCGGGCGGAGATCGAGGCTCGGTTGCTTTTGACCGCCTACGACAATTACGCTCTCTCCGAGGCCATGGGCCCGGGGGTGGCCGGCGAATGCGACCATCGCCAGGGCATGCACCTCAATGAGGACCACTTCTACCCCGAGGTGGTGGACCCGGCCACCGGCGCGCCGCTCCCTCCCGGGGAGCTGGGGGAGCTGGTGCTCACCACCTTGAGCCGGGAGGCCACCCCCCTCATCCGCTTCCGCACCGGCGACCTCACCCGGCTGGATTTCACCCCCTGCCCCTGCGGCCGCACCCTGGCCCGCATCAGCCGCATCGCCGGCCGGGCCGATCAGGTGGTGGTGGTCAAGGGCATCAACATCTTCCCGGAGCGGGTGGGGCAGATCCTGGCCGGGGTGGTGGGGGAGGCGCCGGTCTACCAGCTGGTCATCGGCCGGGAGGGGGCCCTGGACTACCTGGAGGTGCGCCTGGAGGTTAGGGAGGGGCTCTTCTTTGACAAGATGACGGCCCAGCGGGAGTTCTTGCAGAAGCTCACCACCAAGCTGGCCCAGGGGATCGGCGTCACCCCTCGGGTGAAGCTGGTGGAGCCTCAATCCATCCACCGCGACAAAGAAACCTCGCCCCTGGTGATTGATTTGCGCCAGTGA
- a CDS encoding ABC transporter ATP-binding protein: MSLLTVASLTKSFGGVVAVNGVSFAVQEGEILALIGPNGAGKTTCFNLISGLLPPTAGRLTFAGHDITRIPPYRRARLGMARTFQNIQLFGGMSVLENVLAGMHLHQEVGTLATLLPVRRVRQAEARQRQRALELLELVGLAHRAELAADTLAYGEQRRLEIARALAQEPRLLLLDEPAAGLNPRETEDLMTLLEKLGGLGITLFLIEHDMTLVMALSRRILVLDRGWLIVEGSPREIRSHPRVIAAYLGEEEEA, encoded by the coding sequence ATGAGTCTCTTGACCGTTGCCTCCCTCACCAAGTCCTTCGGCGGGGTGGTGGCCGTCAATGGGGTGAGCTTTGCCGTGCAGGAGGGGGAGATCCTGGCTCTCATCGGCCCCAACGGCGCCGGCAAAACCACCTGCTTCAATCTCATCAGCGGTCTTCTGCCCCCCACGGCCGGCCGCCTCACCTTTGCCGGCCACGACATCACCCGGATACCCCCTTATCGCCGGGCCCGTCTGGGGATGGCCCGGACGTTTCAGAACATTCAGCTCTTCGGGGGCATGAGCGTCCTGGAGAATGTCCTGGCGGGGATGCACCTGCACCAGGAGGTGGGGACCCTGGCCACCCTGCTCCCGGTGAGGCGGGTCCGGCAGGCCGAAGCCCGGCAGCGGCAGCGGGCCCTGGAGCTCCTGGAGCTGGTGGGGCTGGCCCATCGGGCGGAGCTGGCGGCCGACACCCTGGCCTACGGCGAGCAGCGCCGCCTGGAGATCGCCCGGGCCCTGGCCCAGGAGCCCCGGCTTCTCTTGCTGGATGAACCTGCGGCGGGTCTCAACCCCCGGGAGACCGAAGACCTCATGACTCTCCTGGAAAAACTGGGCGGCCTCGGCATCACCCTCTTCCTGATTGAGCACGACATGACCCTGGTGATGGCCCTGAGCCGGCGTATCCTGGTGCTGGACCGAGGCTGGTTGATTGTGGAAGGAAGCCCCCGAGAGATCCGCAGCCACCCCCGGGTCATTGCGGCGTATCTGGGGGAGGAAGAGGAGGCCTAA
- a CDS encoding ABC transporter ATP-binding protein — translation MLTLKSVQAGYGRLVVLKGVSLHVRAGEVVTLIGGNGAGKSTLLKAVCGLVPVRRGVVEFAGENLTRLPAERIVGLGLALVPEGRRVFSSLSVAANLELGAFHRRDRQQVRRDLEELMARFPLLRERAAQPAGTLSGGEQQILAIARALMSRPRLLMLDEPSMGLAPKMLAQVYDILGELKRSGTTLLLVEQNARAALKLADRGYVLETGRIILQGSAAELQDDPEVQRAYLGKGYREVWE, via the coding sequence ATGCTCACTCTTAAAAGCGTGCAGGCCGGGTATGGGCGGCTGGTGGTGCTCAAGGGGGTCTCCCTGCATGTGCGTGCCGGGGAGGTAGTGACCCTTATCGGCGGTAATGGCGCCGGCAAGAGCACCCTGCTCAAGGCCGTCTGTGGCCTGGTGCCGGTGAGGCGGGGGGTGGTGGAGTTTGCCGGGGAGAACCTCACCCGTCTGCCGGCGGAGCGCATCGTCGGGCTGGGGCTGGCGTTGGTGCCCGAGGGCCGCCGGGTCTTTTCATCCCTCAGTGTGGCCGCCAATCTGGAGTTAGGGGCCTTTCATCGCCGGGACCGCCAGCAGGTGCGCCGGGATCTGGAGGAGCTCATGGCGCGCTTCCCCCTCCTCCGGGAGCGGGCCGCTCAGCCGGCAGGCACGCTCTCCGGCGGGGAGCAGCAGATCCTGGCCATTGCCCGGGCCCTCATGTCCCGGCCCCGCCTGTTGATGCTGGATGAGCCCTCCATGGGGCTGGCGCCCAAGATGCTGGCCCAGGTGTATGACATTTTGGGGGAGCTGAAGCGCTCCGGCACCACTCTGCTCCTGGTGGAGCAGAATGCCCGGGCGGCCCTGAAGCTGGCGGACCGGGGCTATGTGTTGGAGACCGGCCGCATCATCCTTCAAGGCAGCGCCGCAGAGTTGCAGGATGACCCGGAGGTGCAGCGGGCGTATCTGGGGAAGGGTTATCGGGAGGTGTGGGAATGA
- a CDS encoding branched-chain amino acid ABC transporter permease — MFFQQLINGLTTGSAYALIALGYTMIYGILGLINFAQGELYMCGAFVAVLLLATGQVGLVGAFLAGMLAAAFLGVALERVAFRPLRGSHPLVPLLSAIGASIFLQSLALLLFGPSDRPFPVQLEFRTVELAGLPVSTLQGLILLTALGFMALLLVFVKYTRYGKAIIACALDRDTARLMGINVDRMVALTFFVGSALSGAAGILMALYYNATYPRMGLLPGLKAFSAAILGGVGN; from the coding sequence ATGTTCTTTCAGCAGCTCATCAACGGCCTCACCACCGGCAGTGCCTACGCCCTCATCGCCCTGGGCTACACCATGATCTATGGCATCCTGGGCCTCATCAACTTTGCCCAGGGCGAGCTCTATATGTGCGGCGCCTTTGTGGCGGTCCTGCTCCTGGCCACCGGACAGGTGGGCCTTGTGGGGGCCTTCCTGGCCGGCATGCTGGCTGCAGCCTTCCTGGGCGTGGCCCTGGAGCGGGTGGCCTTCCGGCCCCTCAGGGGCTCTCACCCCTTGGTGCCGCTTCTGAGCGCCATCGGCGCCTCGATCTTTCTGCAGAGCCTGGCCTTGCTCCTTTTCGGCCCCAGCGACCGGCCCTTCCCGGTGCAGCTGGAGTTCCGCACCGTGGAGCTGGCGGGCCTCCCCGTCTCCACCCTCCAGGGGCTCATCTTGCTCACCGCCCTGGGATTCATGGCCCTGCTCCTGGTATTCGTCAAATACACCCGCTACGGCAAGGCCATCATCGCCTGCGCCCTGGACCGGGACACCGCCCGCCTCATGGGCATCAACGTGGACCGCATGGTGGCCCTCACTTTTTTTGTGGGCTCGGCCTTAAGCGGCGCCGCCGGCATCCTCATGGCCCTCTACTACAACGCCACCTACCCCCGCATGGGGCTGCTTCCCGGCCTTAAGGCCTTCAGCGCCGCCATCCTGGGCGGGGTGGGGAACAT